The Rouxiella sp. WC2420 region AAGACTTGGCACCGATTATATTGATGTCCTGTATTTCCATCGTGCGCTTTTGGACCTCCCGCTGGAAGAAAGCGTTCGCTCGATGGGTGAACTCATTAATCAGGGCAAAATTCGCTATTACGGCGTGTCTAATTTCTCGGGCTGGCGGATTGCCGAGATGTGCCGTATCGCCGACCAGCTTGGCGTTGAGCGTCCGGTGGTTAGCGAACCGCTGTACAACATTGTGGATCGAAAATCTGAAGTCGAGCAGATCCCTTCTGCCGCCCATTACGGGCTGGGCGTGGTGCCTTACAGTCCGCTGGCGCGCGGCGTGCTGACCGGTAAATATAACGCTGAAACGGCTCCTCCGGCAGACAGCCGTGCCGGACGCGGTGATAGGCGAATTCAGCAAACTGAATGGCGCCAGGAGTCGATCGCCATTGCCCGAAAGATAGCGACCTACTCGGCCGAACGTGGCACTGATTCCATCGCCTTCGCTATTGCCTGGGTCTTGAATAATCAGAATATTTCCTCGGCTATCGTGGGCCCACGCACTGAAGCGCACTGGGACAGTTACATGCGCAGCCTGGACTTTACACTGACGAAAGAAGATGAAGAGTTTGTTAACTCTCTGGTTGCACCGGGCCACGCCTCGACTCACGGCTATACTGATCCAGGCTATCCGGTCGAAGGCCGTAAACCCTTAAATGATTAAACCGAGGAATTTCAACAATGTTGACTAAAGGTTACGCCGCACTTAAAGCAGGTGAAAAGCTTGCTCCTTTCACTTTTGAACGTCGCGAGCTGCGCGATAACGACGTAGCAATGGAAGTTCTCTACTGTGGCGTTTGCCACTCTGACTTGCATCAGGCGCGCAACGACTGGGGCGTCGGGATGTTCCCGATGGTGCCTGGCCATGAAATTGTCGGAAAAGTCACCGCCGTTGGTCATGGTGTGAAAAATACCAAGGTCGGCGATGTGGTGGCGGTGGGCTGCATGGTCGATTCCTGTCAGGAGTGCGATCAGTGCCGGCACGGCGAAGAGCAATACTGTCGTGAGGGCATGACGCCAACCTATGCCGGGCAGGATCGTTTAACCCAGGAGATAACGCAGGGCGGTTACTCTAAGCATCTGATTGCGCGTGAGGAATTTATTCTCCGCGTGCCGGATACGCTGGATTATTCTCGCGTTGCGCCGTTGTTATGTGCGGGCATTACCACCTATTCGCCATTGCGTACCTGGGGCATTGGTCCTGAAAGCCGCGTGGCCGTTGTCGGGCTGGGTGGATTGGGGCATATGGCGGTTAAACTCGCCGAAGGTCTTGGCGCCAGAGTTACCGTTATTGGCCGTTCTGCAGCCAAAGCCAAAGACGCCAAAGAGCTGGGTGCCGATGATTACCTGGTCTCGACCGATGCCGCAGCAATGAAAAAAGCGCAAAACTGCTTTGATTTTATTATCGATACTATCCCGGTACAGCACGACGTTTCACCGTATATGCCGCTGTTGGATATCGACGGTACTATGGTAATGGTTGGCCAGATTGGCCCGATCGACGAGCAGCCAACGATGCCGATGGTATTTG contains the following coding sequences:
- a CDS encoding aldo/keto reductase, which encodes MNYKYLGRSGLKVSPLCLGAMMFGGETDLETAKRIISKAGEQGVNFIDTADVYHAGKSEEVVGKAVATHRDDWVIATKFGFPFAGGPNQVGQSRKWIRQSVEGSLKRLGTDYIDVLYFHRALLDLPLEESVRSMGELINQGKIRYYGVSNFSGWRIAEMCRIADQLGVERPVVSEPLYNIVDRKSEVEQIPSAAHYGLGVVPYSPLARGVLTGKYNAETAPPADSRAGRGDRRIQQTEWRQESIAIARKIATYSAERGTDSIAFAIAWVLNNQNISSAIVGPRTEAHWDSYMRSLDFTLTKEDEEFVNSLVAPGHASTHGYTDPGYPVEGRKPLND
- a CDS encoding NAD(P)-dependent alcohol dehydrogenase — protein: MLTKGYAALKAGEKLAPFTFERRELRDNDVAMEVLYCGVCHSDLHQARNDWGVGMFPMVPGHEIVGKVTAVGHGVKNTKVGDVVAVGCMVDSCQECDQCRHGEEQYCREGMTPTYAGQDRLTQEITQGGYSKHLIAREEFILRVPDTLDYSRVAPLLCAGITTYSPLRTWGIGPESRVAVVGLGGLGHMAVKLAEGLGARVTVIGRSAAKAKDAKELGADDYLVSTDAAAMKKAQNCFDFIIDTIPVQHDVSPYMPLLDIDGTMVMVGQIGPIDEQPTMPMVFGRRRLAGSLIGGIAETQELLDFCGRKNILPECEVINIDEINEAFERMEKSDVRYRFVIDMASLKA